In Primulina eburnea isolate SZY01 chromosome 3, ASM2296580v1, whole genome shotgun sequence, one DNA window encodes the following:
- the LOC140826933 gene encoding probable amino acid permease 7 isoform X3 — protein MQLQRGVGTIWTALAHIITAVIGSGVLSLAWSMSQLGWIAGPLTMLAFASVTLTSALFLCNCYKHPDHNHGPHRNGSFLHAVGAILGKKNAWVCGIIVKINFIKVGIVYTITSSISMRAIQRSNCYHYEGHKSACKYGNTYYMIIFGGVQIILSQIPNFRNIEWLSVIAATMSFIYSTIGAALGLAKVIENGEIKGSIAGNPASTPASKAWAISQALGDIAFAFPFSVIFLEVMDTLRSYPPEKVTMKKASILAVITTTFFYLCCGGFGYAAFGDSTPGNLLTGFGFYEPYWLIDFANACVVLHLVGGYQVFSQPLFASVEQCFREKYPNSRFVTGDLKQISALRLNPLSLCFRTAYVAFTTGFSMLFPYFNQVVGVAGAINFWPIVVYFPVEMYLAQKHIEHWTKRSVFLRVYSLVTLIVMLYAFVGSIKGLIAARFS, from the exons ATGCAATTGCAGCGGGGTGTAG GGACGATATGGACTGCTTTGGCACACATAATAACTGCCGTGATCGGTTCCGGGGTACTTTCGCTAGCATGGAGCATGTCACAGCTCGGATGGATTGCGGGTCCATTGACCATGTTGGCATTTGCATCAGTCACCCTTACTTCTGCTTTGTTTCTCTGCAATTGCTATAAACATCCAGATCACAATCATGGACCTCACAGAAACGGTTCGTTTTTGCATGCTGTAGGGGCAATTCTAG GTAAGAAGAATGCTTGGGTGTGCGGTATCATAGTGAAGATAAATTTCATCAAGGTAGGTATTGTTTATACCATCACATCCTCCATCAGTATGAG AGCCATTCAGAGATCGAATTGTTACCATTACGAAGGGCATAAATCGGCCTGTAAATATGGAAACACTTATTATATGATCATTTTTGGAGGAGTTCAAATTATCTTATCCCAAATACCTAATTTTCGGAATATTGAATGGCTTTCTGTCATCGCTGCGACAATGTCTTTCATATACTCTACCATTGGAGCCGCACTTGGCTTGGCCAAAGTTATAG AGAATGGAGAAATCAAAGGTAGCATTGCTGGAAATCCAGCTTCTACCCCTGCCAGCAAAGCATGGGCTATTTCTCAAGCACTTGGGGACATTGCCTTCGCTTTCCCATTTTCCGTGATATTTCTAGAAGTAATG GATACTCTGAGGTCCTATCCACCCGAAAAGGTCACCATGAAGAAGGCATCCATTTTGGCTGTCATCACCACAACTTTCTTTTACTTGTGCTGTGGAGGATTCGGGTACGCAGCATTCGGGGATTCCACTCCTGGGAATCTCTTGACTGGGTTCGGGTTTTACGAACCATACTGGCTCATTGATTTTGCTAATGCATGTGTTGTTCTTCATCTTGTCGGAGGATATCAG GTGTTCAGTCAGCCACTCTTCGCGAGTGTTGAGCAATGTTTTAGGGAAAAATATCCGAACAGCAGATTCGTGACAGGTGATCTGAAACAAATATCGGCATTGAGACTGAATCCTTTGAGCTTGTGTTTCCGGACCGCTTACGTTGCATTCACCACGGGATTTAGCATGCTTTTTCCATATTTCAACCAAGTCGTCGGTGTAGCAGGGGCGATCAACTTTTGGCCTATCGTCGTGTATTTCCCCGTGGAGATGTACTTGGCACAGAAACATATCGAACACTGGACGAAAAGGTCGGTTTTTTTAAGAGTGTATAGTTTAGTTACGTTGATTGTGATGCTCTATGCCTTCGTGGGATCCATCAAAGGGTTGATAGCCGCAAGGTTTAGCTAG
- the LOC140826933 gene encoding probable amino acid permease 7 isoform X2 codes for MCLPPIQRSGTIWTALAHIITAVIGSGVLSLAWSMSQLGWIAGPLTMLAFASVTLTSALFLCNCYKHPDHNHGPHRNGSFLHAVGAILGKKNAWVCGIIVKINFIKVGIVYTITSSISMRAIQRSNCYHYEGHKSACKYGNTYYMIIFGGVQIILSQIPNFRNIEWLSVIAATMSFIYSTIGAALGLAKVIENGEIKGSIAGNPASTPASKAWAISQALGDIAFAFPFSVIFLEVMDTLRSYPPEKVTMKKASILAVITTTFFYLCCGGFGYAAFGDSTPGNLLTGFGFYEPYWLIDFANACVVLHLVGGYQVFSQPLFASVEQCFREKYPNSRFVTGDLKQISALRLNPLSLCFRTAYVAFTTGFSMLFPYFNQVVGVAGAINFWPIVVYFPVEMYLAQKHIEHWTKRSVFLRVYSLVTLIVMLYAFVGSIKGLIAARFS; via the exons ATGTGTCTTCCTCCGATCCAACGATCAGGGACGATATGGACTGCTTTGGCACACATAATAACTGCCGTGATCGGTTCCGGGGTACTTTCGCTAGCATGGAGCATGTCACAGCTCGGATGGATTGCGGGTCCATTGACCATGTTGGCATTTGCATCAGTCACCCTTACTTCTGCTTTGTTTCTCTGCAATTGCTATAAACATCCAGATCACAATCATGGACCTCACAGAAACGGTTCGTTTTTGCATGCTGTAGGGGCAATTCTAG GTAAGAAGAATGCTTGGGTGTGCGGTATCATAGTGAAGATAAATTTCATCAAGGTAGGTATTGTTTATACCATCACATCCTCCATCAGTATGAG AGCCATTCAGAGATCGAATTGTTACCATTACGAAGGGCATAAATCGGCCTGTAAATATGGAAACACTTATTATATGATCATTTTTGGAGGAGTTCAAATTATCTTATCCCAAATACCTAATTTTCGGAATATTGAATGGCTTTCTGTCATCGCTGCGACAATGTCTTTCATATACTCTACCATTGGAGCCGCACTTGGCTTGGCCAAAGTTATAG AGAATGGAGAAATCAAAGGTAGCATTGCTGGAAATCCAGCTTCTACCCCTGCCAGCAAAGCATGGGCTATTTCTCAAGCACTTGGGGACATTGCCTTCGCTTTCCCATTTTCCGTGATATTTCTAGAAGTAATG GATACTCTGAGGTCCTATCCACCCGAAAAGGTCACCATGAAGAAGGCATCCATTTTGGCTGTCATCACCACAACTTTCTTTTACTTGTGCTGTGGAGGATTCGGGTACGCAGCATTCGGGGATTCCACTCCTGGGAATCTCTTGACTGGGTTCGGGTTTTACGAACCATACTGGCTCATTGATTTTGCTAATGCATGTGTTGTTCTTCATCTTGTCGGAGGATATCAG GTGTTCAGTCAGCCACTCTTCGCGAGTGTTGAGCAATGTTTTAGGGAAAAATATCCGAACAGCAGATTCGTGACAGGTGATCTGAAACAAATATCGGCATTGAGACTGAATCCTTTGAGCTTGTGTTTCCGGACCGCTTACGTTGCATTCACCACGGGATTTAGCATGCTTTTTCCATATTTCAACCAAGTCGTCGGTGTAGCAGGGGCGATCAACTTTTGGCCTATCGTCGTGTATTTCCCCGTGGAGATGTACTTGGCACAGAAACATATCGAACACTGGACGAAAAGGTCGGTTTTTTTAAGAGTGTATAGTTTAGTTACGTTGATTGTGATGCTCTATGCCTTCGTGGGATCCATCAAAGGGTTGATAGCCGCAAGGTTTAGCTAG
- the LOC140826933 gene encoding probable amino acid permease 7 isoform X1: MDSIDDLDSSLLLHSNIPPLSSSAIMRVRHLHKKGTIWTALAHIITAVIGSGVLSLAWSMSQLGWIAGPLTMLAFASVTLTSALFLCNCYKHPDHNHGPHRNGSFLHAVGAILGKKNAWVCGIIVKINFIKVGIVYTITSSISMRAIQRSNCYHYEGHKSACKYGNTYYMIIFGGVQIILSQIPNFRNIEWLSVIAATMSFIYSTIGAALGLAKVIENGEIKGSIAGNPASTPASKAWAISQALGDIAFAFPFSVIFLEVMDTLRSYPPEKVTMKKASILAVITTTFFYLCCGGFGYAAFGDSTPGNLLTGFGFYEPYWLIDFANACVVLHLVGGYQVFSQPLFASVEQCFREKYPNSRFVTGDLKQISALRLNPLSLCFRTAYVAFTTGFSMLFPYFNQVVGVAGAINFWPIVVYFPVEMYLAQKHIEHWTKRSVFLRVYSLVTLIVMLYAFVGSIKGLIAARFS; encoded by the exons GGACGATATGGACTGCTTTGGCACACATAATAACTGCCGTGATCGGTTCCGGGGTACTTTCGCTAGCATGGAGCATGTCACAGCTCGGATGGATTGCGGGTCCATTGACCATGTTGGCATTTGCATCAGTCACCCTTACTTCTGCTTTGTTTCTCTGCAATTGCTATAAACATCCAGATCACAATCATGGACCTCACAGAAACGGTTCGTTTTTGCATGCTGTAGGGGCAATTCTAG GTAAGAAGAATGCTTGGGTGTGCGGTATCATAGTGAAGATAAATTTCATCAAGGTAGGTATTGTTTATACCATCACATCCTCCATCAGTATGAG AGCCATTCAGAGATCGAATTGTTACCATTACGAAGGGCATAAATCGGCCTGTAAATATGGAAACACTTATTATATGATCATTTTTGGAGGAGTTCAAATTATCTTATCCCAAATACCTAATTTTCGGAATATTGAATGGCTTTCTGTCATCGCTGCGACAATGTCTTTCATATACTCTACCATTGGAGCCGCACTTGGCTTGGCCAAAGTTATAG AGAATGGAGAAATCAAAGGTAGCATTGCTGGAAATCCAGCTTCTACCCCTGCCAGCAAAGCATGGGCTATTTCTCAAGCACTTGGGGACATTGCCTTCGCTTTCCCATTTTCCGTGATATTTCTAGAAGTAATG GATACTCTGAGGTCCTATCCACCCGAAAAGGTCACCATGAAGAAGGCATCCATTTTGGCTGTCATCACCACAACTTTCTTTTACTTGTGCTGTGGAGGATTCGGGTACGCAGCATTCGGGGATTCCACTCCTGGGAATCTCTTGACTGGGTTCGGGTTTTACGAACCATACTGGCTCATTGATTTTGCTAATGCATGTGTTGTTCTTCATCTTGTCGGAGGATATCAG GTGTTCAGTCAGCCACTCTTCGCGAGTGTTGAGCAATGTTTTAGGGAAAAATATCCGAACAGCAGATTCGTGACAGGTGATCTGAAACAAATATCGGCATTGAGACTGAATCCTTTGAGCTTGTGTTTCCGGACCGCTTACGTTGCATTCACCACGGGATTTAGCATGCTTTTTCCATATTTCAACCAAGTCGTCGGTGTAGCAGGGGCGATCAACTTTTGGCCTATCGTCGTGTATTTCCCCGTGGAGATGTACTTGGCACAGAAACATATCGAACACTGGACGAAAAGGTCGGTTTTTTTAAGAGTGTATAGTTTAGTTACGTTGATTGTGATGCTCTATGCCTTCGTGGGATCCATCAAAGGGTTGATAGCCGCAAGGTTTAGCTAG
- the LOC140826933 gene encoding probable amino acid permease 7 isoform X4, whose protein sequence is MDSIDDLDSSLLLHSNIPPLSSSAIMRVRHLHKKGKKNAWVCGIIVKINFIKVGIVYTITSSISMRAIQRSNCYHYEGHKSACKYGNTYYMIIFGGVQIILSQIPNFRNIEWLSVIAATMSFIYSTIGAALGLAKVIENGEIKGSIAGNPASTPASKAWAISQALGDIAFAFPFSVIFLEVMDTLRSYPPEKVTMKKASILAVITTTFFYLCCGGFGYAAFGDSTPGNLLTGFGFYEPYWLIDFANACVVLHLVGGYQVFSQPLFASVEQCFREKYPNSRFVTGDLKQISALRLNPLSLCFRTAYVAFTTGFSMLFPYFNQVVGVAGAINFWPIVVYFPVEMYLAQKHIEHWTKRSVFLRVYSLVTLIVMLYAFVGSIKGLIAARFS, encoded by the exons GTAAGAAGAATGCTTGGGTGTGCGGTATCATAGTGAAGATAAATTTCATCAAGGTAGGTATTGTTTATACCATCACATCCTCCATCAGTATGAG AGCCATTCAGAGATCGAATTGTTACCATTACGAAGGGCATAAATCGGCCTGTAAATATGGAAACACTTATTATATGATCATTTTTGGAGGAGTTCAAATTATCTTATCCCAAATACCTAATTTTCGGAATATTGAATGGCTTTCTGTCATCGCTGCGACAATGTCTTTCATATACTCTACCATTGGAGCCGCACTTGGCTTGGCCAAAGTTATAG AGAATGGAGAAATCAAAGGTAGCATTGCTGGAAATCCAGCTTCTACCCCTGCCAGCAAAGCATGGGCTATTTCTCAAGCACTTGGGGACATTGCCTTCGCTTTCCCATTTTCCGTGATATTTCTAGAAGTAATG GATACTCTGAGGTCCTATCCACCCGAAAAGGTCACCATGAAGAAGGCATCCATTTTGGCTGTCATCACCACAACTTTCTTTTACTTGTGCTGTGGAGGATTCGGGTACGCAGCATTCGGGGATTCCACTCCTGGGAATCTCTTGACTGGGTTCGGGTTTTACGAACCATACTGGCTCATTGATTTTGCTAATGCATGTGTTGTTCTTCATCTTGTCGGAGGATATCAG GTGTTCAGTCAGCCACTCTTCGCGAGTGTTGAGCAATGTTTTAGGGAAAAATATCCGAACAGCAGATTCGTGACAGGTGATCTGAAACAAATATCGGCATTGAGACTGAATCCTTTGAGCTTGTGTTTCCGGACCGCTTACGTTGCATTCACCACGGGATTTAGCATGCTTTTTCCATATTTCAACCAAGTCGTCGGTGTAGCAGGGGCGATCAACTTTTGGCCTATCGTCGTGTATTTCCCCGTGGAGATGTACTTGGCACAGAAACATATCGAACACTGGACGAAAAGGTCGGTTTTTTTAAGAGTGTATAGTTTAGTTACGTTGATTGTGATGCTCTATGCCTTCGTGGGATCCATCAAAGGGTTGATAGCCGCAAGGTTTAGCTAG